Sequence from the Bacillus mesophilus genome:
CTTTAACACCTTCTTTATCCGCACAAACCAACTGTCAAGCTTCTCCTAGAAGAAGCTTGATCTGTTGATTGCTAATAATAATTATAAGTGTACCTATTACTTAGCTTCCTTCTTCGCCTCACGAATTGCCTCATAATCAGCATCTGTTGCGACTGTAAAACCAGTAGCTGCAAAGGCATCTAAAATTTCTTGATCCTTAACATTTAAGAAAGCATCTTGGATCTTTGCGACAAGCTCATCACTAACTACTTTACTTACAGCCCAAGGATATTGAAATAACTTTTCTGATTGCCAAATAATTTTAAAGTTATCACCGATTTTTCCATTTGCTTGTAATGTATCAAAAATGGCACTGTCGATTGCACCAGCATCTACTTGTTTATTTTCTACAGCAAGTGCCGTAGCATCATGACCACCTGTGTATAGTAGGTTGTCAAACTGATGTTCATTTTGATTTGTAAACACACCCTGTTTCTTTAACTCAATACTTGGAATTAGTGAACCAGATGTAGAACTAGGGTCACCAAAAGCAAATGTAAGGTCCTTACTTTGAGCGACTAAGTCTTCAATTGAAGTAAGCGGTGAATCTTTATGAGTAATAATATAAGAATAGTAAAATGGCTCTCCATCAATTAACTGCGTCATAATGGCTCTTGCACCACTCTGCTCATTTGCATCAATATATGTAGATGGACCAAAATACGCCATATTTACTTCATCATAATTCATTGCTTGAACAACTGCCTGGTAATCTGGATATACAGTTATTTCTACTGGTATATCTAATTCTGACTCAAAATGCTTAGAAAGCTTATCCATTGCAGTTTGCATATTTCCTTGGTTCAATGAAGGGATTACACCTACAACTAGCTTTTCTAGTTCTTCAGATGCAGTTTGTTCCTCTGTATTTTCTACTTGCTCTTCTTCTTTCACTTCATCATTGCCACCACCACAAGCAGCAAGAACGGCAAACAATGCAATAATCATCATTACCCAAAGTTTTTTCATGTTTAATCCCCCTATTATGTATTAACGCTCTTAATCATAAATAAGTACTCAGCCGTTGTCTAATAAATTGCTCATAAAAACTGATTATATAGTTGTATATATTGCCCTACCTCTTTTTGTAGCGAGTGGTGCTCTAAGACGTATTTTTCTCCATTAGTAGAAATGGTATCCGTTAAGTCCTTATTTGTAAGTAATTTCGTTGCCATCATAAAAAAGGATTGTTGATCTGTAAAAACGAATCCTGTTTCTTCATGCTTAACTAAACTTAAATTACCTTCATTCGCTCTAACCAAAACTGGACATCCATTATACATGGCCTCAATTATAGATGAGGATTGCCCCTCGGTTACTGATGTGTTAATTGTTATATCAGCATGCTCATACAACTGCTTCATTTGATAGAAAGGTACGTCCTCCAAAAAATGGACCCAATCATATTGTTTACATAGCTTATCAATTTCATGAAACAAATCTTTCTCGATGACTATACCAGCTATAATGAATTGTAGATTCTGAAATGTTTTCTTTAATTCTTTTATTTCTTTCCATACGTATAGAGGATCTTTAATCGCTCTAATACCAGCCGGTAAAAATATAATCGGATTACCTTTTGGTAATTGCAGAACATCAGCATCGTTCCTATCTTCAAACCATACACTTTGTGGTATAATCTTGATTATTTTGTCCGGAAACAGGGATTGAACTATACTTCTTCCATCTTCAGTAAAAACGGTGATGGCTGATGCCGCCTGAATCATCTGGTTCATTTCTGCCACTTGTGCCGGGTTTGCTAGATCATAATTAATATCAGTACCACCGTTTGTAAGAATATATGGTTTATCAAGAAGGAGCTCTCTACACATATTCCACTTTGCAAAACGGTAGATATGTAAAATATGATAAAGGTCACATTTCTTTAACTGTTCTTCCTTCTCATCGGACCACCTTTCTTCAAGGTAGGGAACCACAAAAACATCTATTCCCGCTTCACGTAGTCCATGAACTATTCTCTTTGTTGTTGTAGCGTTTCCTCTATTGCTGTGAAAATAGGGAGTAAAGAATGCAATTTTTTTAGTCAATGGTTTTTCTCACCCACACTCGGATTTGATCTTGTCTTTTTGTTATGCCTAACGTATCTAATAATTCTACAAAAGGTATTAAATACTTTCGAGATACATCTAAGCAATCTTTCGCTTGCTTTAAGTCGAATGATTCATCGGTATGTGAAGAAAGCTTTTCTAATAGTAGTTCAAGAGTAAGTCTTGAAACAGCATTTTTCTCATCTAAGAAATAGATTCTACCTTTTTGGCGTAAAAAATGCTTTAATTCGTCAATTACATCCTTAGGAAGGCCCGCTACTTTTCCATATTCCTCAAAGGTTTTTACATTTAGTTGATCATTGTCTAATTCTTGAAGCATAGTTTCTATCCTCTTTGACCAATTGGATGGAAATGAGGGCTCGAAGTTGACTAAAGCAATGAACTGCTCTTGTTTTTGCAATTCATTAGCTTGGGTGGCTTGGTCCAATACGTTTCCAACCCATTCCTTTGGGGCGTTATGACTAAATAAGCCAACAAGCTCCGCCTTATTCATACCGATTCTCATTGGATGTTTATCATGAAAGCTAGATAAAACATCCCTTACTTTATTTAATAATCCTTTTTGCTCGGAAAGTAAGGTGTAGCCTTGTAATACTTCGATAATATCAGGTTCAGTTACTGTTACCTCTTCAAGCTGGTCTTCTTTTAAAGAAGTCTGCTGTAGCAATTCCTTTTTATGTATATATTTCTTATCAATTAAAAGGTCGACAATTCGTTGAGCTGGTGTTCCTTCTTTTTTCTTATGGAGCATCTCTGCAGTTGCTTGTCCAAATTTATATTTTTGACCATTAGGATCAACGACCCAACCACCACCAATAGTTTCTACGGGAGTAGCTCTTCTAAGAATAAACCGATCCCCACGTTTAGTCACAATTTCTTCGTTTAAGCGAAGTTGACAGAGAACCTCTTCACTGTCGCCAGCCACCTCATTACGATCAAAGAACACAATCTTCCCCATCACTTCAGATGTCCCAAGGTGAAGCTTAATAGGTGTTCGCTGTTTAACAGCGAGCTTAAGAGAATCTACAAAGGACAATGCTATATCGATCGTGTCTGTGACAACAAAATGCTCCTTATCGACAAGTACATCACCTCTATCAAGATCCTCTTTGGTAACGTTAGAAAGGTTGAGCGCTACACGTTGTCCTGCTACTGCCCTGTCTGCTGGCTTATGATGAACCTGAAGTTGCCTAGCCTTAGTTTCTTTTCTTGACGGAAGTATAAGCAACGACTGTCCTTCAATGACTGTTCCTTCATAAACAGTACCTCTTACCACAGTACCTTGTCCTTTCACTGTAAAAACCTGATCAATTGGTAGTCTAAAGGCACCGTTTGCATTTCGTTCTTCAGTTTGCAATAAATCATCTTTAATTTGTAGCTTAAGCTCGTCTATACCGAGGCCTTTCAAACTATCAATTAATATCATAGGAGAATCTGCAAAGACTGTTCCTTGTAGCTGTTCCCTCATCTCATCTTGTACAAGCTCTACAAAATCTGCGTCTACTTTATCAATTTTTGTTACAGCAACAATACCCTTTTTAATCCCTAAAAAAGAAAGAATATCAAGGTGTTCCTTTGTTTGAGGCATAACGCCCTCATCCGCTGCCACTACTAAAATGACTAAATCTATTCCCGCTACCCCAGCGATCATTTGACGAATAAAACGTTCATGTCCTGGTACATCAATGACAGAAGCCACTAAATTATCCCCTAAATCCAACGGAGCAAAGCCTAGTTCAATTGAGATTTGCCGTTCTTTCTCTTCCTTTAACCGATCTGTATCTACATTAGTTAAAGCTTTTGTTAATGTTGTTTTCCCATGATCTATATGTCCAGCCATGCCAACTGTATAATAATGCTTTTCCATATCGTTCACTTCCTTTTATTACTGCATATATACTTTACATGGATTAATGGTTTGTTTCAAGGGTAAAGAACTATATAGACCTTTAGTTCAGAATTAATGAAAGGATGCTTATTTATAATTCTATATAAGTAGTTTATCCTTGATTTCTATTTTGTGTGGGGTTATAATATTAAAGCATATTAAATGGGGCTGAATGGGGTACTGGTGTCCCCCACGGTCTTCAAAACCGCTTGTGAGGCACGTGTTGTCTTAGGTGGGTTCGATTCCCACACAGTCCCGCCAACATTTAAATGGATCATTAACTCTTCACTCAATATATATTATTTAAAACCACCACTCTATGGCAGAGTGGTGGTTTTTTTTTTAGGTATTAGGACCAGGAGAGAAATAAATTTCGGAACTCTTCCACTTCTACTCGCATTTTTACTTTGGATTTAAACTAAACTTTGGAATTAATGTGTTTGGATTTTTAGAGAAGCGAAGAACATAATATATCTGTGGGATAATTGTCACAGTCTCATTGATACTAATCATAAAAAGGAGAGGATAATTTGACTACTGATACGATAGAACGTACTTTAACTGTTAAAGAGGCAATAGAGTCTCGTCACAGCATCAGAGAATTCGTTCAGGAATCGATACCACCGGAAGATCTTAACGAGATTTTCG
This genomic interval carries:
- a CDS encoding glycosyltransferase family 4 protein, which gives rise to MTKKIAFFTPYFHSNRGNATTTKRIVHGLREAGIDVFVVPYLEERWSDEKEEQLKKCDLYHILHIYRFAKWNMCRELLLDKPYILTNGGTDINYDLANPAQVAEMNQMIQAASAITVFTEDGRSIVQSLFPDKIIKIIPQSVWFEDRNDADVLQLPKGNPIIFLPAGIRAIKDPLYVWKEIKELKKTFQNLQFIIAGIVIEKDLFHEIDKLCKQYDWVHFLEDVPFYQMKQLYEHADITINTSVTEGQSSSIIEAMYNGCPVLVRANEGNLSLVKHEETGFVFTDQQSFFMMATKLLTNKDLTDTISTNGEKYVLEHHSLQKEVGQYIQLYNQFL
- the selB gene encoding selenocysteine-specific translation elongation factor, with protein sequence MEKHYYTVGMAGHIDHGKTTLTKALTNVDTDRLKEEKERQISIELGFAPLDLGDNLVASVIDVPGHERFIRQMIAGVAGIDLVILVVAADEGVMPQTKEHLDILSFLGIKKGIVAVTKIDKVDADFVELVQDEMREQLQGTVFADSPMILIDSLKGLGIDELKLQIKDDLLQTEERNANGAFRLPIDQVFTVKGQGTVVRGTVYEGTVIEGQSLLILPSRKETKARQLQVHHKPADRAVAGQRVALNLSNVTKEDLDRGDVLVDKEHFVVTDTIDIALSFVDSLKLAVKQRTPIKLHLGTSEVMGKIVFFDRNEVAGDSEEVLCQLRLNEEIVTKRGDRFILRRATPVETIGGGWVVDPNGQKYKFGQATAEMLHKKKEGTPAQRIVDLLIDKKYIHKKELLQQTSLKEDQLEEVTVTEPDIIEVLQGYTLLSEQKGLLNKVRDVLSSFHDKHPMRIGMNKAELVGLFSHNAPKEWVGNVLDQATQANELQKQEQFIALVNFEPSFPSNWSKRIETMLQELDNDQLNVKTFEEYGKVAGLPKDVIDELKHFLRQKGRIYFLDEKNAVSRLTLELLLEKLSSHTDESFDLKQAKDCLDVSRKYLIPFVELLDTLGITKRQDQIRVWVRKTID
- the phnD gene encoding phosphate/phosphite/phosphonate ABC transporter substrate-binding protein, with translation MKKLWVMMIIALFAVLAACGGGNDEVKEEEQVENTEEQTASEELEKLVVGVIPSLNQGNMQTAMDKLSKHFESELDIPVEITVYPDYQAVVQAMNYDEVNMAYFGPSTYIDANEQSGARAIMTQLIDGEPFYYSYIITHKDSPLTSIEDLVAQSKDLTFAFGDPSSTSGSLIPSIELKKQGVFTNQNEHQFDNLLYTGGHDATALAVENKQVDAGAIDSAIFDTLQANGKIGDNFKIIWQSEKLFQYPWAVSKVVSDELVAKIQDAFLNVKDQEILDAFAATGFTVATDADYEAIREAKKEAK